Proteins found in one Chloroflexota bacterium genomic segment:
- a CDS encoding DUF4872 domain-containing protein, with protein MPTLPNYKHFDGRHWETGTVQNYFAYSGVKAPHSGKPYSEAMLMGVSGGVLVGYFSFAYEGHDPHVAILTRNTFNPLDTLLVRLGVIQHLQQTPDAKKGLQNLLDALDSGSPAIVWADAFSLPYNGLESRQDWWAMFPILVYGFDDEADTVYIADRSSQPFIITPAELAAARGRVKKDKYRLLTLEPPDSGKLPVAVQQGIWDCLKRYTEAPVKSARKNFGLAAFQRWAAVLTNPKDKQSWAKIFPPGVKMYAGLMSAFDRFGLGTAGAQRDRDLYANFLDEAATVLERPALQESAKLFRVCAKGWGELGAALLSDTMTPFKETRELLTRRRKLFVEKGGKALAETRKVNTRLEAIRAEMEKAFPLTTGEAAALREQIAESVLKVGEQEKAAYESLQAAMADQQGRRRK; from the coding sequence ATGCCAACCCTGCCAAACTACAAACACTTCGACGGACGCCATTGGGAAACGGGGACGGTTCAAAACTACTTTGCCTATTCCGGCGTCAAAGCGCCGCACAGCGGCAAGCCCTACAGCGAAGCCATGCTGATGGGCGTCAGCGGCGGGGTGCTGGTGGGCTACTTCTCATTTGCCTACGAAGGCCACGACCCGCACGTTGCCATTCTCACCCGCAACACCTTCAACCCGCTCGACACCCTGCTCGTCCGTCTCGGCGTTATTCAACACTTGCAACAAACGCCGGACGCCAAAAAGGGTCTGCAAAATTTGCTGGACGCCCTCGACTCCGGCTCGCCCGCCATCGTCTGGGCCGACGCCTTCAGCCTGCCCTACAACGGACTCGAATCGCGCCAGGACTGGTGGGCGATGTTCCCGATCCTGGTTTATGGATTCGACGATGAGGCCGACACTGTTTACATTGCCGACCGCTCGTCCCAACCCTTCATCATTACTCCTGCCGAACTGGCCGCCGCGCGCGGGCGGGTGAAGAAAGACAAATATCGCCTGCTCACCCTTGAGCCGCCCGACTCCGGCAAATTACCCGTTGCCGTGCAACAAGGCATTTGGGATTGCCTCAAGCGTTACACCGAAGCGCCGGTGAAGAGCGCCCGAAAGAATTTTGGGCTGGCCGCCTTCCAGCGTTGGGCCGCCGTGTTGACCAACCCGAAGGACAAGCAGAGTTGGGCCAAAATTTTCCCGCCGGGTGTGAAGATGTACGCCGGGCTGATGTCGGCCTTCGATCGTTTTGGATTGGGCACGGCCGGCGCGCAACGCGACCGCGATTTGTACGCCAACTTTTTGGATGAGGCGGCCACGGTGTTGGAACGGCCCGCCCTGCAAGAGTCGGCCAAACTGTTTCGAGTCTGCGCCAAAGGCTGGGGCGAGTTGGGCGCGGCGCTTCTGTCAGACACTATGACGCCATTCAAAGAAACGCGCGAACTGCTGACGCGCCGGCGCAAACTCTTCGTCGAGAAAGGCGGCAAGGCGTTGGCTGAAACTCGGAAGGTCAACACGCGGCTGGAGGCCATCCGCGCCGAAATGGAGAAAGCCTTCCCGCTCACGACTGGCGAAGCCGCCGCCCTGCGCGAGCAGATTGCGGAGAGTGTGCTGAAGGTGGGCGAACAAGAGAAGGCCGCTTACGAGTCATTACAGGCGGCGATGGCCGATCAACAAGGGCGGAGGAGGAAATAG
- a CDS encoding cyclase, giving the protein MSTLFVHHKVEDYAKWRPVFDEMGAARNTHGATGWRVLRDAANPNEIIILTEFPDADSARRYAQAPELREAMQRAGVSGRPEVLFLDEA; this is encoded by the coding sequence ATGTCCACCCTATTCGTTCATCACAAAGTTGAAGACTATGCCAAGTGGCGGCCCGTGTTCGATGAAATGGGCGCGGCGCGCAATACCCACGGCGCCACCGGCTGGCGTGTGTTGCGCGACGCTGCCAACCCCAACGAGATCATCATCCTCACCGAGTTCCCGGACGCAGACAGCGCGCGCCGTTACGCGCAGGCTCCCGAACTGCGTGAGGCCATGCAGCGCGCGGGCGTGAGCGGCCGGCCCGAAGTGCTGTTCCTCGACGAGGCCTGA